AAAAACTGCTCAAAGGCATTCAAGAAATATCATCAAAATGGATAATGAATTAATTGTAATTTAGCCCCCGAAATCTTTCATTAATAGAGTTTGCGTCGCATGGAATCATCAGCATCGAAAGAGCGCGTCGAGTTACAATTGTCTTTATTGCGTCAGGAACTGATGCAGGTCAGAGAGTCTCTAAAAGTCGCGCAGATGAAGATTTCGGAGTATGAACAAATCACTGAAAACGCACAGTTAGCCATTATCAGGTTTTCTCCGGATGGCGCCATCGAATACCTTAATCCGTTTGCACAAACACTTTTTAATCTGCATTCAGATCCCAAAGAACTTAAGTCAATTACCCGGTTAGTTGTTCCGGAATTTGGACAAATCCTGAAATCCTTCTCCGACCTTTTGCATGAAATGGTTGAACAAGGTTTGAATTTCTATCAGCACGAAAAGAGATTGATTACCCGCGATAATCAAATTTTCTGGATTGGCTGGACCAATCAAATTCTGTTCGATCCCATGGGTAAAGTGACCGGCCTTGTGGCATTAGGCAGCGACATCACCAGTCTTAAATTAACCGAATTAGCATTGCGGCAGAGTGAGTTTAACCTGAAAAAAGCACATGAAGTTGCTAAAACCGGCAGTTGGGTCTGGGAGATAGGCAGCGACAATATTCAATGCTCTGAGCTGTTTTTCAGGATATTCGGCATTGAAGAAATTTCGAGTTACAGCCAACTTCAATTACTAATCAAAGAAATCATTTTCCCTGAGTATCTCAGTTTTATCAAAACAAAAATTGACAGGGCTGTCAGAAAAGGCACTACGGAATCCTACTCTTACAGGATCAGGCATCCTTTGGGCGGAGTCAGGTGGATCATGGAAGAAGTTTGTTTGTTGGGGGATACCGAGAGTATTGGGCAGTTGCTTGTTGGTACCATCCGAGACATTACCGAACAAAAAGCCACCGAAGATAAACTTCGTGAATACCTGCTCATTGTTTCTTCATCCAGCGAACTAATGTCCCTGATTTCGCCGGACTACAGGTATATCAATGTCAACCAGGCTTATCTTGATGCCTACAAAAAGCCAATGAACGAAATTGAAGGGCATACTGTATCAGAGATGTTTGGTGACGAGGTTTTTAAAAAGTTGATAAAGCCCAATATTGACAGGTGTTTACTTGGTGAAACCATCAGTGATCAATACTGGAATGTGTTTGCAGATGGCAAGAGAAGATTCATGGATGTAAAATACAACCCTGTTCGCGAATTTGATGGCACTATCTCAGGTGTGACCGTTAGTACAAGGGATATCACCGAGTTGAAGAACACTGAGGAGCAGTTAAAAATCTTCAGGATGTTTGCAGAAGAATCGGGTGTTGGCTTTGGAATGGCCGACCTGGAAGGCAGGATAACTTATGTCAATACCACGTTATGTCATCTCACCGGGTTCAACAAACCCAGCGAGGTGATCGGCAAGGAAATAAGGAAAACATACCTGAGAAATCACATCAACCTGCTTAATAATGAGGTCATCCCCGCTGTTCATCATAAAAGTCATTGGACAGGAGAAATTGACCTTTTAAGGATTGATGGCAAGGTTGTGCACACCATTCAAAATTTTTTCCTCATCCGGAACGATGATGGAGAGCCGGTTTCGTATGCTTTGAGTGTAACAGATATCTCGGATAGGAAAATTGCCGAAAAAGCCCTCCAGCGAAGCGAAACCAACTTTCGTTCGATTTTCACCAATGCTGCTATAGGGATTGATGTTGTGGACGAAAACGGAAAGTTCCTGCAGGTAAATGATGCAATGGCCGAAATGATGGGGTATACAAAGGAGGAGCTGACAGAACTAAATATCTCCGACATTACTTTTCCTGATGACAATGAATCGAGTGTTTGCTCCCTGGCAGATTTATTTCAGGGAAAAAGCGACTGCTACCGGCTCGAAAAGCGATATGTCCGTAAGGACGGCAGCATTTTTTGGGCTGACCTTTCAGTGACGGTTTACTATGACCCCATCAGCCACAGGCAATATGCCATCGGAACCATCATCGATATAACTCAGGCAAAAACACTGCAGCTCCAGTTGGAGCGATCGCGCGAAGAAGCCATAAAGGCAAACATGGCAAAATCAGAGTTCCTGGCTAACATGAGTCATGAAATCCGTACACCACTCAATGCTGTCATCGGTTTCACTGAGTTGCTCGAAACCCTTGTATCCGATAAAAAACAGATCAGTTACCTTGAATCCATTAAGTCTGGAGGTAAAAACCTTTTGCTGCTTATTAACGATATTCTGGACTTATCGAAGATCGAAGCAGGGAAAATGAGTTTCAGGTTTGAACCCGTCAATCCTTATAGCCTGATCAATGAAATAAAGCAAATCTTTTCGCTGAAAATCAGCGAGAAAAACCTGGATTTCATTATTGATGTGGACGAAAATATCCCTGCCAGCCTTATCCTGGATGAGGTGAGACTGCGCCAGGTCATTTTTAACCTGATTGGCAACGCCATCAAATTTACTGATCTTGGCTATGTCAAATTTTCGGTAAAAAAAATAGAGCCTCCCGACGACACCAGCCGCATTGACCTCAAGGTGACCGTGGAGGACACAGGAATAGGTATTCCGGCTGATCAGCACGAGATCATTTTTGATGCATTTCAGCAGCAAAGCGGGCATAATACAAGGAAGTACGGAGGAACAGGACTTGGTTTATCCATCAGTAAGCGGCTTGTTGAAATGATGGGAGGAACCATCCATTTGACAAGCGAGGTAGGTAAAGGTTCAAAGTTTACTTTTACGCTTCATAATGTATTCATCGGCGCCTCAATAGATTTGCCAGATGATGAGGAAGATTTGAACTTTGCTGGGCTTGAATTTTATCGCGTCACAATCCTTATTGTTGATGATGTGTCTTCGAACCGAAAACTCCTGAAAGAGAATTTGATAAACCATAACTTTATGGTGATCGAAGCCGAAGATGGTAGTCAGGCCGTGCAACTTGCCGAATTGAAGAAACCGGAAATCATTTTTATGGATATCCGGATGCCTGTTATGGATGGCTTTGAAGCCTCCAAAATCATAAAAACAAATCCTGATAATCAAAATGTTAAAATCATTGCTTTAACTGCTTCATTCCGAAACGAAGCCCAGGAAGAAAACTACACCAGGTATTTCGATGGGTACCTGCATAAACCAGTTACACGCTCTGAACTTTTTAAGGAACTCATGCGATTTGTTAACCACCGCCAAACAATTACAGATCATCAAGAAGGAAAGTTTTGCCAGAGTGAGTTAAATTTTAATCTTAGCCTGACGCCAGGCGA
This DNA window, taken from Bacteroidales bacterium, encodes the following:
- a CDS encoding PAS domain S-box protein; this translates as MESSASKERVELQLSLLRQELMQVRESLKVAQMKISEYEQITENAQLAIIRFSPDGAIEYLNPFAQTLFNLHSDPKELKSITRLVVPEFGQILKSFSDLLHEMVEQGLNFYQHEKRLITRDNQIFWIGWTNQILFDPMGKVTGLVALGSDITSLKLTELALRQSEFNLKKAHEVAKTGSWVWEIGSDNIQCSELFFRIFGIEEISSYSQLQLLIKEIIFPEYLSFIKTKIDRAVRKGTTESYSYRIRHPLGGVRWIMEEVCLLGDTESIGQLLVGTIRDITEQKATEDKLREYLLIVSSSSELMSLISPDYRYINVNQAYLDAYKKPMNEIEGHTVSEMFGDEVFKKLIKPNIDRCLLGETISDQYWNVFADGKRRFMDVKYNPVREFDGTISGVTVSTRDITELKNTEEQLKIFRMFAEESGVGFGMADLEGRITYVNTTLCHLTGFNKPSEVIGKEIRKTYLRNHINLLNNEVIPAVHHKSHWTGEIDLLRIDGKVVHTIQNFFLIRNDDGEPVSYALSVTDISDRKIAEKALQRSETNFRSIFTNAAIGIDVVDENGKFLQVNDAMAEMMGYTKEELTELNISDITFPDDNESSVCSLADLFQGKSDCYRLEKRYVRKDGSIFWADLSVTVYYDPISHRQYAIGTIIDITQAKTLQLQLERSREEAIKANMAKSEFLANMSHEIRTPLNAVIGFTELLETLVSDKKQISYLESIKSGGKNLLLLINDILDLSKIEAGKMSFRFEPVNPYSLINEIKQIFSLKISEKNLDFIIDVDENIPASLILDEVRLRQVIFNLIGNAIKFTDLGYVKFSVKKIEPPDDTSRIDLKVTVEDTGIGIPADQHEIIFDAFQQQSGHNTRKYGGTGLGLSISKRLVEMMGGTIHLTSEVGKGSKFTFTLHNVFIGASIDLPDDEEDLNFAGLEFYRVTILIVDDVSSNRKLLKENLINHNFMVIEAEDGSQAVQLAELKKPEIIFMDIRMPVMDGFEASKIIKTNPDNQNVKIIALTASFRNEAQEENYTRYFDGYLHKPVTRSELFKELMRFVNHRQTITDHQEGKFCQSELNFNLSLTPGEETELQVLIDETLMPKWERAYRHQLSDEMKTFADLVTKAGIDFNLHPLKDFGSQFLVALDSFELDHMENCLKNFPKLISKIKDQLTNK